Below is a genomic region from Prolixibacteraceae bacterium.
GATCTTTTATGTAAGTTTGTTGCAGAGGACTCTTAAACACCGTCCCTCCCTCTTTATAATAGCTTGTTCGAAATGGTTTGTCGAAATATTGATATTGCACCTTGGTTGAGACATAAAACCTCTTTAATGCGTAAATATGCTTTAAACTCATCACACCGATGTAGTAAGCCTCCATATCAGGATTTCCAACAGATCGATAGTCGGAAACAATCTCCACTGGATTATTTGTCATATTCGACACAGATGGTGCATTGTTGACAATTCCGGTGTATCCTCTTAGCGTATTCTTGGAGTTTAATGGAAGGGTTAGAACTAAGTCTGTATTGTATAGAGTAGAACGTTTGTCTTCGACCCTCTTATCACTCCATTGGCTAGAAATATATTCCATCCCTCCACTCCAATAGTAGGATAACTTACTCCCTGCTTTTCCAGAGAGAGAAGTGTATAGATAGGTGTTGTCATAGTTAAGCTGTTGGACTTTGTCTCTTCCCTCTTCGAGTAGCTTATGATCTAGCTTCACCCCACTATGCCAAGAAATACTCCCTAGTTTGGTGTTGAAAAAAAGCTCTCCTTGATAACGATGAAGATGATTATTACCTTCGGTGGTCGTAGGGCCAATAACAACGTCATAAAACATTGGATTTTGGTTAAATGAGGTATAACTATCCTCGGTGTAACTATACTGCAGATTGGCTCCTACTTTCGTTTGGGACGAAATATCATAGCTATAATATAGTCGTGTCGCAGCCCCTTTACTTTCACTATTCAGACGATAAGATCTGTACATGATATTGGGGTTTAGCGTCTCATCTCCTTCTTCAAATTTATGTTCCTTCTCCTCACTCTTTTTTAAAGAGATGTTCCATTGAAGTTTCGATTTTGCTCCATCTCGCTGGATATCCGCAGATAGATTTTCATCTTTGCTATTGTATAAGCCCCAAGCCGAAGAGTAATCGTAAATACTGTTATTCAATTCGTATCGTTCGTTGTTTTCGATATCTTCAAAATCCTGATAATCCTTGTGGTAACGGATGTTGAAAGTATATATAGAGTCTTCGTATTGTACTCCAACACTATTCTTTCCATAAGTGGTTTTATAATCATCGAAGAAATCGCCAAATAGTGTCACCTTTTTTTTATTTGGACGCGCCATGATGATATCTACGACCACACACTCTTTCTTGTTGGCATACCTAGCAGGAGGCTGATCGTAGTATACAATCTTCCGAATGTTTGTAGAAGAGATCGATTGTAACTGCTCGGAGGACACTTCTATCCCATTTTGTAGGAAAATTACATTACGTCCATCGACTGCTTTGATACCA
It encodes:
- a CDS encoding carboxypeptidase-like regulatory domain-containing protein, with the protein product MIYKLKFLSIVCLIQWFLFCPVQAQVHVNGRIIDENGKQLPSVQVSGYGKDSTWLAAVVTDTTGCFSLDSKALSYLQFAFMGYEKRIISIKKGANIGDIILRKQDIEIDAVTISATKNKVEGNKQTILFSKQEKIDYPSAKSLIGSNVLFQEQRLSRGIKAVDGRNVIFLQNGIEVSSEQLQSISSTNIRKIVYYDQPPARYANKKECVVVDIIMARPNKKKVTLFGDFFDDYKTTYGKNSVGVQYEDSIYTFNIRYHKDYQDFEDIENNERYELNNSIYDYSSAWGLYNSKDENLSADIQRDGAKSKLQWNISLKKSEEKEHKFEEGDETLNPNIMYRSYRLNSESKGAATRLYYSYDISSQTKVGANLQYSYTEDSYTSFNQNPMFYDVVIGPTTTEGNNHLHRYQGELFFNTKLGSISWHSGVKLDHKLLEEGRDKVQQLNYDNTYLYTSLSGKAGSKLSYYWSGGMEYISSQWSDKRVEDKRSTLYNTDLVLTLPLNSKNTLRGYTGIVNNAPSVSNMTNNPVEIVSDYRSVGNPDMEAYYIGVMSLKHIYALKRFYVSTKVQYQYFDKPFRTSYYKEGGTVFKSPLQQTYIKDLSLSCAFQLELSPLFTFGGYISWVDNQLKMRNGRTKSLQGSFTRLYIKGKYHRWFWFVEDREPYKNLKGENLENYGRNFFAEAGYRLKGIKLSLWVFHQPENRNIEVDSPVIKIKENNYCNDAKCILGANLSYRISFGEDSYRRKKRTSIQFKNNSSTLSEDSNAKRP